Proteins encoded in a region of the Kwoniella botswanensis chromosome 2, complete sequence genome:
- a CDS encoding ribosomal protein S12 — protein MNATRSLLALTSSFARMAVRPQVPLTSSSRSVITPVGREMRGFASSSRCEATIQQVLRGARKSSKRKSSVPLLDNCFQKKAVCAKVYTTKPRKPNSAVRKVARVKLSNGSMTTAYIPGEGHNLQEHSVVLVRGGGAKDLPGVRYKIIRGALDLNGVAGRISARSKFGVKKPKKS, from the exons ATGAACGCTACCAGATCGCTTCTCGCTCTCACATCGTCCTTCGCCCGAATGGCTGTCAGGCCGCAAGTCCctctcacttcttcctcacgATCGGTCATTACCCCTGTaggaagagagatgagaggTTTCGCTTCATCTTCGAGATGTGAAGCTACCATTCAACAGG TCCTTCGAGGAGCTCGTAAATCATCCAAACGGAAATCATCTGTCCCTCTGCTAGACAACTGTTTCCAGAAAAAAGCAGTCTGCGCCAAAGTGTATACCACCAAACCTCGTAAACCCAATTCAGCCGTTCGTAAAGTCGCCAGAGTCAAGTTGAGTAATGGGTCAATGACCACCGCCTATATACCTGGGGAGGGTCATAATCTACAGGAACATAGTGTGGTGTTGGtaagaggtggtggagcgaAGGATTTACCTGGTGTTAGG TACAAAATCATCAGAGGTGCTTTAGATTTGAATGGTGTAGCAGGTAGAATATCGGCGAGATCGAAATTTGGTG TCAAGAAACCTAAGAAATCATAG